The following proteins come from a genomic window of Polyangiaceae bacterium:
- a CDS encoding SUMF1/EgtB/PvdO family nonheme iron enzyme: MAILWGCSSAAPPPEGQLLVYVTTDAPLPPAPGKPESDVVPLFDRAELSVIEPGASAPCTDCRRVLALDAEAVDAGRVSFGLVAPPGRAGYRLRARLFRSATTISAEPRPASTIEAVAELPAVVAGEVTRLTLVLRTDDVAKPELPVALVPGKPPRSLVGSYPGARRTPCPSAPPPGMACVPGGAFWMGDPSLDTTDGAEYDGRLERIVVLSPFFVDTTEVTVSAFRASGLATPLSPGGPSNNPHVADADFFDCRYTDAPGANEDYAVNCLSWQKAEAYCESLGKTLPTEAQLEYLESRLGRAPFVWGTDAPTCADAVFDRDASGGCKPFGPAPIGSGARDRLDLDGVEVLDVTGGVTEWARDQWNRETEGCWGTGVFFDPFCDTPSALDPAARVMRGGGWYASIWLLRASLRARTVDEQFAVAGEIGFRCVSSP; the protein is encoded by the coding sequence ATGGCAATCCTCTGGGGGTGCAGCTCGGCGGCGCCTCCACCCGAGGGACAGCTGCTGGTCTACGTCACGACCGACGCGCCGTTGCCCCCGGCACCTGGGAAGCCAGAGAGCGACGTGGTGCCCTTGTTCGACCGCGCCGAGCTATCCGTAATCGAACCCGGCGCGAGCGCGCCGTGTACGGACTGCCGTCGGGTGCTCGCGCTCGACGCCGAGGCCGTGGACGCCGGCCGCGTGAGCTTCGGCCTGGTCGCTCCCCCGGGGCGTGCAGGCTATCGCTTGCGCGCGCGCTTGTTTCGTAGCGCCACCACCATCTCCGCCGAGCCCCGCCCCGCCTCTACCATCGAAGCGGTGGCGGAGCTTCCTGCGGTCGTCGCGGGCGAGGTGACTCGGCTCACGCTGGTGCTGCGGACCGACGACGTTGCGAAGCCCGAGCTGCCCGTGGCGCTAGTCCCCGGCAAGCCGCCGCGGAGCCTGGTGGGAAGCTATCCCGGCGCTCGACGCACCCCGTGCCCGAGCGCGCCACCGCCCGGCATGGCCTGTGTCCCGGGCGGGGCGTTTTGGATGGGAGATCCCAGCTTGGACACGACGGACGGCGCCGAGTACGACGGCCGGCTGGAGCGCATCGTGGTGCTCTCCCCGTTCTTCGTGGACACCACGGAGGTCACCGTGTCCGCGTTTCGCGCGTCGGGCCTGGCCACGCCGCTCTCGCCCGGGGGACCCAGCAACAACCCCCACGTGGCGGACGCCGATTTCTTCGACTGTCGCTACACCGATGCGCCGGGAGCGAACGAGGACTACGCGGTGAACTGCCTGAGCTGGCAGAAGGCCGAGGCCTACTGCGAGTCCCTGGGCAAGACGCTCCCGACGGAGGCACAGCTCGAATATCTCGAGAGTCGTCTGGGGCGCGCGCCCTTCGTGTGGGGAACCGACGCGCCGACGTGTGCCGACGCGGTCTTCGATCGGGACGCGAGCGGCGGCTGCAAGCCGTTCGGCCCGGCGCCGATAGGCAGTGGCGCTCGCGATCGTCTGGACCTCGACGGCGTGGAAGTGTTGGACGTCACCGGCGGCGTCACGGAGTGGGCTCGAGATCAGTGGAATCGCGAGACCGAGGGCTGCTGGGGCACGGGCGTGTTCTTCGACCCTTTCTGCGACACGCCGAGCGCGCTGGACCCTGCGGCCCGCGTAATGCGGGGCGGCGGCTGGTATGCGTCGATCTGGCTGCTCCGGGCGTCGCTGCGCGCCCGCACCGTGGACGAACAGTTCGCCGTCGCGGGTGAGATCGGGTTTCGCTGCGTGAGCAGTCCATGA
- a CDS encoding serine/threonine protein kinase: protein MSECLDDAVLLGFVEQRLDGPTAARVERHIDACGACRRLLAMLAPRETRGRTLDGRWLLEEPIGVGSMGRVFAARDTQSGERVAVKLMRDGVPAQLERFAREAELLKRIAHPGVVGIREVLELDDGLALVMDLLEGISLEVHLTKRERETAGEARRIGIALAEAAGAAHAVGIVHRDVKPANVFLERGEPPRVRLLDFGLAKLIRADSAASTIGRLTASGTAIGTPAYMAPEQVRGEKDVDARADVWGVAAVMYRMLAGRAPVEGRSFGEVFRRLQAPVAPLGNVRPDVPAALCRVVDRALSLDREQRPADGTALARQL from the coding sequence ATGAGCGAGTGCCTGGACGACGCCGTGCTGCTCGGCTTCGTGGAGCAGCGCCTGGACGGCCCGACCGCGGCGCGGGTGGAGCGACACATCGACGCCTGCGGTGCCTGCCGTCGCTTGCTCGCGATGCTAGCGCCCAGGGAGACGCGGGGACGCACTCTGGACGGGCGCTGGCTTCTCGAAGAGCCCATCGGCGTGGGCTCCATGGGGCGCGTGTTCGCCGCGCGCGACACGCAGTCCGGCGAGCGGGTCGCCGTGAAGCTGATGCGCGACGGGGTGCCGGCCCAGCTGGAGCGCTTCGCTCGCGAAGCGGAGCTCTTGAAGCGTATCGCCCATCCCGGCGTGGTCGGCATCCGCGAGGTGCTCGAGCTCGACGACGGCCTCGCTTTGGTGATGGACCTCTTGGAAGGGATTTCCCTTGAAGTCCATCTCACGAAGCGAGAGCGAGAGACTGCCGGCGAGGCGCGGCGCATCGGGATCGCGCTCGCAGAAGCCGCCGGGGCGGCACATGCCGTCGGCATCGTTCATCGCGACGTCAAGCCCGCCAACGTCTTCTTGGAGCGCGGCGAGCCGCCGCGGGTGCGGCTCTTGGACTTCGGGCTGGCCAAGCTCATTCGAGCGGACTCCGCGGCGAGCACCATCGGGCGCCTCACCGCCAGTGGCACGGCCATCGGCACGCCGGCGTACATGGCGCCAGAGCAAGTGCGCGGCGAAAAGGATGTCGATGCTCGCGCCGACGTGTGGGGCGTAGCGGCGGTGATGTACCGCATGCTCGCGGGTCGTGCGCCGGTCGAGGGTCGCAGCTTCGGCGAGGTGTTTCGGCGCCTGCAAGCTCCCGTTGCGCCGCTCGGGAACGTGCGCCCGGACGTTCCCGCCGCCCTCTGCCGTGTGGTGGACCGCGCGCTGTCCCTCGATCGGGAACAGCGGCCCGCTGACGGAACGGCGTTGGCCCGGCAGCTCTAA
- a CDS encoding ATP-dependent DNA ligase, whose protein sequence is MSRRELHFGPHTVALEHADKVLFPELGITKGDLADYYVAVAAVMLPHLTGRPVTLERYPDGVGKNGFFQKETPHHFPDFVPRSTQAKEGGSTRYTLVENTATLAYLVGQGTITPHVWLSRADRPKNPDRMIFDLDPPQGGFGLVLAAARELRAVLEKRGYYCQVMTTGSKGLHVVVPLDRSVDFDQVRAEARDIASELESDRFTLEQRKDKRDGRLYLDVMRNGYAQTTVAPYAVRARQHASVAVPLDWDELDDDLRPDGFSMQSVLDRLEQREDPWKGLGRHARRLR, encoded by the coding sequence ATGTCCAGACGAGAGCTGCATTTCGGTCCCCACACCGTCGCGCTGGAGCACGCAGACAAGGTCCTCTTCCCCGAGCTCGGCATCACCAAGGGGGACCTGGCGGACTACTACGTTGCGGTGGCGGCGGTGATGCTCCCGCATCTGACGGGCCGACCGGTCACGCTTGAGCGCTACCCGGATGGCGTTGGCAAGAACGGATTCTTCCAAAAGGAAACGCCCCACCACTTCCCCGATTTCGTGCCCCGGAGCACCCAGGCGAAGGAGGGCGGTAGCACGCGCTACACGCTGGTCGAGAACACAGCGACACTTGCCTACCTGGTGGGGCAGGGCACCATTACCCCACATGTGTGGCTGAGCCGAGCGGACCGCCCCAAAAATCCAGATCGAATGATTTTCGATCTGGATCCACCCCAGGGCGGTTTCGGTCTGGTGTTGGCGGCAGCGCGGGAGCTGCGCGCGGTGCTCGAGAAGCGCGGGTACTACTGCCAAGTCATGACGACGGGCTCGAAGGGGCTGCACGTGGTGGTGCCGCTGGATCGCAGCGTAGACTTCGACCAGGTACGCGCCGAGGCGCGCGACATCGCGAGCGAGCTGGAGTCGGACCGCTTCACGCTGGAGCAACGCAAGGACAAGCGCGACGGGCGGCTGTATCTCGACGTGATGCGCAATGGCTACGCGCAAACGACAGTGGCCCCCTACGCCGTGCGGGCGCGACAGCACGCGAGTGTGGCCGTGCCCCTCGATTGGGACGAGCTCGACGACGACCTCCGCCCCGACGGCTTCTCGATGCAGAGCGTGCTCGACCGCCTCGAGCAGCGCGAGGACCCGTGGAAGGGTCTCGGTCGCCACGCGCGGCGTCTGCGTTAG
- a CDS encoding PAS domain S-box protein, whose product MNVAELLALLRRVDAVSLRQDGTVVADGREVGRLTPGEPAYEHIFRSAEDAMIVFDPEDEKILEANDSACRLYGFEREDLVGRSLATLSSDVMQGRHYIEQTLERGALAGIETVQLRADGTPMHLECSANRVEFQGKKAILSIQRDVTKRRRIAHELERLAAELGIMRAVDQAVLAGEPLENVARAALARLLDLVPVQRASVVLYDEERRTAQPLVQAGALDEVLPKAPLPLGDWGDRDDLQSGATRYLSDLRAEGRTPLHRRLVDSGIRSFITVPLLAAGALLGELNMASAEVSAFDEDRRHLAQAVGNELAIALHRARLAQRLSQERARLSALMNGLPDGVALLDANGRVLLENERGREHMELLARSEQFAQGKDDLAAASRPTRLEVTVQGRVLVVRFERIMDETGVLTGSVLLSEDVTAERAIEHRVKEHERLAAVGQLAAGVAHDFNNLLQGISAHTELAAHVSGVAEVRRRLEPVLELSERGARLIRQILDFSRKTPRHAELRDLGALVETGVEMLRHSIPPSVDLTVDRGSEAVFVQVDEAQMDQVLTNLVLNARDAMPSGGVLRVTVGSSEPPEDAPELPERCGYLSVQDSGTGIDEDVLPRVFEPFFTTKEPGHGTGLGLSQVYGIARQHGGVVRVQSSRDQGTTFTVYLPLHESKR is encoded by the coding sequence GTGAACGTCGCCGAATTGCTAGCCCTGTTGCGACGCGTGGATGCCGTTTCACTGCGGCAAGACGGCACGGTGGTGGCAGATGGTCGCGAGGTAGGACGCCTCACTCCCGGCGAACCGGCCTACGAGCACATCTTCCGCAGCGCCGAGGACGCGATGATCGTGTTCGATCCGGAGGACGAGAAGATCCTCGAAGCGAACGACAGCGCGTGCCGCCTGTACGGCTTCGAGCGAGAAGACCTCGTGGGCCGCAGCCTGGCCACGCTTTCTTCGGACGTGATGCAGGGTCGCCACTACATCGAACAGACGCTCGAACGCGGCGCCCTCGCCGGCATCGAGACGGTGCAGCTGCGCGCGGATGGCACTCCGATGCACCTCGAGTGCAGCGCGAACCGCGTGGAGTTCCAGGGCAAGAAGGCAATCTTGAGCATCCAACGGGATGTGACCAAGCGTCGTCGCATCGCCCACGAGCTCGAGCGCCTGGCCGCGGAGCTCGGCATCATGCGGGCGGTGGATCAGGCTGTGCTGGCCGGCGAGCCGCTGGAAAACGTGGCTCGTGCGGCACTAGCGCGGCTCTTGGATCTGGTGCCGGTGCAGCGCGCCAGTGTGGTGCTCTACGACGAAGAGCGGCGCACCGCGCAGCCGCTGGTGCAGGCCGGCGCGCTCGACGAAGTGCTGCCCAAGGCGCCGCTGCCGCTGGGGGATTGGGGCGACCGCGACGACCTCCAGAGCGGTGCCACCCGCTACCTCTCGGATCTGCGCGCGGAAGGCCGCACGCCGCTCCATCGCCGCCTGGTGGACAGCGGCATTCGGAGCTTCATCACCGTGCCGCTGCTGGCCGCGGGTGCGCTCCTGGGTGAGCTGAACATGGCGAGCGCCGAGGTCAGCGCCTTCGACGAGGATCGCCGTCACCTGGCCCAGGCGGTGGGCAACGAGCTGGCCATCGCGCTGCACAGAGCGCGATTGGCGCAGCGTCTTTCGCAGGAACGCGCGCGCCTTTCCGCACTGATGAACGGCCTGCCGGACGGTGTTGCGCTGCTCGATGCCAATGGTCGCGTGCTGCTCGAGAACGAGCGCGGCCGGGAGCACATGGAGCTTCTGGCTCGCTCCGAGCAGTTCGCCCAAGGCAAGGACGACCTGGCAGCGGCGTCCAGGCCCACGCGTCTCGAGGTCACGGTACAGGGGCGCGTGTTGGTCGTTCGCTTCGAGCGCATCATGGACGAGACGGGTGTGCTCACGGGTAGCGTGCTGTTGAGCGAGGACGTCACGGCGGAGCGCGCCATCGAGCACCGGGTGAAGGAGCACGAGCGCCTGGCCGCCGTCGGGCAGCTCGCTGCCGGAGTCGCTCACGACTTCAACAATCTGTTGCAAGGCATCTCCGCGCACACGGAGCTGGCAGCTCACGTGAGCGGAGTGGCGGAGGTACGCCGACGTCTGGAGCCGGTGCTGGAGCTGTCCGAGCGCGGCGCGCGCCTCATCCGACAGATCTTGGATTTCTCCCGCAAGACCCCGCGCCATGCGGAGCTTCGAGACCTGGGCGCGCTGGTGGAAACCGGCGTCGAGATGCTACGCCACTCCATTCCCCCCAGCGTGGACCTCACCGTGGATCGCGGCAGCGAAGCGGTGTTCGTGCAGGTGGACGAAGCACAAATGGACCAGGTGCTGACGAACCTCGTCCTCAACGCTCGCGACGCCATGCCCTCCGGCGGCGTGCTGCGAGTGACCGTCGGCAGCAGCGAGCCGCCGGAAGATGCGCCGGAGCTTCCCGAACGCTGCGGCTACCTCTCGGTGCAAGACAGCGGCACCGGCATCGACGAGGACGTGCTGCCCCGGGTGTTCGAGCCGTTCTTCACCACCAAGGAGCCGGGTCACGGCACCGGCCTCGGTCTATCCCAGGTGTACGGCATCGCGCGCCAGCACGGCGGTGTCGTGCGCGTGCAGAGCAGCCGCGACCAAGGCACCACCTTCACCGTCTATCTTCCGCTCCACGAGTCCAAGCGCTGA